The Raphanus sativus cultivar WK10039 chromosome 6, ASM80110v3, whole genome shotgun sequence sequence TGGGGGAAACGATGTGAACGAGGGAACATAGCGGTCTCCACGTGCAGAACGAGGGAACGATGGCAACAATGAATACGCAGATGGAGGTGGGAGTAAGCGGGGGAATGAGGACAGTCTGCAGAGTTGTCGTGTTTGTGGTGAAGTTAGAGATACTGACGACGAGGTAGCGGAGACGGATGTATCAGTTGGGGAAGACGTTGCTGAGGGTAGTCGAGGCGATGGGGAGGGTGATGGTAGTTCCTCAGAATAACAACCACCGGTGCTTGTACCTTTAGCAGATGGTGATGGTGTCCCTCTGCAGTGGATGGAGAAAGGGGCAACTGGGTTACACGGAACTGTACTGTACCGGGCTACAACTAGCCAGACTTACTATGTTAATGAAACAATGGCAAgtttgtaaattaatttttttgtttagttgtGGTACGGTGTTAATAAACCTTTGATGTACAGGGGGACGATGTTGTTGTTGAGTCAAGATGTGAAAATGCCCAGTTAGATGTTGGTGGTTGAGGatcctttctttttctttttttttttgtttggttgctGTGGTAATTGTGTTTGCCCTATGATTTGGGGGACTAATCACTGGGTAGGCCTGCGCATCAGTATTACTGCTTGGAATGTGTTGGTATATGACCCATATCACAGCCTTAGGGAAATGGAAGAAGTGACGTCCCTAATGAGGCCAATCGCGAAGATGTTACCTTATGTTGTCCGGAAGGTTTGTGGAGCTAGTTATCTGAAGGCACACGGTTTAGAACCGTTCAGTGTTTCGTTGATGGATGATGGGTATCAGAATACCCGAAGCGGGGACTGTGGGCCAGTGGCAGTGAAGTTTATGGAGTTGGCTGCCACGGGTGCGGAGAAGCCGGATGTGGAGGATTGACAGATGGTTCGGTTTACTTTTTTAGGAAGCAATGGGCAATGGATTTGTACAAAGATTGGATTGTGCCATTGTACATTTTTGGGGAAGGAGAGCAGGAGGAGAGCGGTGCTTAGTTTCTTGTAccttaattttatgtattttgttgACTAATGGTGTTACATTTTGTTTTGATGTACGATATGGGGGTTGTGGACTTACTGTTTTTGTAAGGTAGCATAAGTAACGGGAAGGAAGTGGATGTTAAACTTTAACTTGGTTATATGTATTTGTTTCTGTGATTGCTTTTTTATCTTAGTAGATGTGTTTGTGAATTTGAATGGTAAACCAAGCTGACGTTAGTGTACAAGTGTGTTAAGGAACCGAGTTTCCGATGTAGGCAATAGTGTTGTTAAAACTAGTAGGATGAGAGATGAAGTGTTTTGGGTTGCCACAGAAAGGGTTGTTGTACAAGTGTACTAGTACTTCCCGTGTACGATGAGTTAATTTTTTGTGCTGAACTTGTGTTCTCGTAGAATCGTGTACTACAAAACTTTGTTAGTCAAGTACAAACGGTGACAGAGAAAATAGTGGTTAGCTGCGTTGAGGGTTATTACAATGAACTAGTACGTACTACAACAAACATAGATGGGCAGTGACCACTGCCGTACATACATACCGAAAGTACTAGCATACAAAAAGATGTGAAGTCCGTAGCAACTAAAGGCAAATTGAACTTATAGAATGAACTTATAGACGAAGCCGAAGAAGAGGGCGCAGAAAACCAGGTTTTGCAAACATTTTAGATCCGTTTTAAGACCTTTAAGTTGCTCTTGTGTTTCTTCCATAGCATCATGGCAACGCTGGATAGTGGTGGCGTATGACCTAGTTCCGTGTGTGATGTTCTAAATTTCCGATTGAAGTACCTGTAGATCCTTTGCGTTGCCCAGTTCCTCTTGCTCGAACTCATCAAAACGATCCTTAAGGTCCTCTATCTCCTCAGTCCTCTATCTCCTCAACCATAGATTCGGCTTTCCATTTGAATAGATGGTGTGGATTGTTCTGTATGGTAAGAAATATGTAAGAGAACAGATGGTAAAAGTGTGGTTACAGCAATTGTCCTAAATCAACAACCCTAAAAGCAAAATCAGCGTACCTCGTTGACATAGGGGCAGCTGTGGAAGAGTCGACCCGGGTTGGCGATTGTTTTGGATGTGCGGAAAGAGACCCGTGAACCACATGGACAGTGTGTAGGAAAACCCCTCTGGCTCTTTACCATGGCGGATTGTGTTTCTGGGGAGAGAGAGACTTGTTTGAACCCTAATCATTGATGATCTGAAATTTGGGGCTGCTTCAATGAATGGCTAAATGCAAAACGACTACGTTTAATTTTAAGTAAAACGGTTGGTACTTGTTGGGCTTCTCAATTGGGTTGGGCCTAAGTAGTAGTCGTAGGAGTACAGTTATGCGGCTGAACACATGGATAGATTTCAGCAGCAACACTTGTTTAGCTGTCCATGTGGATAAGAAATTGTGGTTTGTACAGATACACGAGGACAATAATTTGAGCATCATTCCGAGAACTTTAACCAAAAAGACACAAGTTTTGGAAATGTAATTTTACAAAAGCATGTgccacaacaaaaaaaacaggcACTGCATGCTGGTTTGGGTAACCAGGTTGTACAAAAGAAGCCTTACAAGTTCAAAAGATAATTGTGCAAAAGATAATAGCTCAGACTAGGTGAATTTTCTATCCAAAAGATACATCACTTGGATATAAGATTCACCGTAAGTCAGATAGGGCAGACACAGCGAGTCCGATTGTGCCCAGTATCACCGCAGCGGCTGCACTTGTTGGGAACAGTCTTGGTTTTTTTGACAGGCTGGACGAATGGAACAAAGACGTTATATTAGAGGATGTAAAAAAATGGGTGTAAAATCTAAGTGAGAGTTCTAGTTACCGGTATCTCTCATTTTGACGGGATCCGTGATTCCTTTGGACGGCCAGAAGGACGGCGAGTCCTCGGAGGGCCAATAGGAAGACCAGGAAGAGCAGGAGGGATGGAGAATTCACCAATGTCTGTCTCAGGGTAAATCACACCTGCATATGTGTCTATCCAGTGTTGAGTCTTGTATTACTCTCCAATTAAGCCAGGTAGGAAAGTCCAACTGAGTCTGCCGCCATGAGTCCGTGACCGCAAGGTATTTTCAGCTTCTGGAATACCTGACATGTGCATGCCTTAGTATCCAGGTGGACAGTGTTGCCATGGCCAAAAATCCCCCTTATAGAAAAGCTCCATTCCTTAGATGGGGAGATTTTGCTGCCTTTAGTAAGTTTGATGTGAGTCTGAATGACCTTATCAACCTCTGGTGTGTAAAATCCCCTATGTTTTGATGATTTAGTCCTCATAGCTGAAAACCAGCGGGTAAGCATTCGCTGTATGAACATGAACATCTCAACAATGGGGGAAGCTCTGGATTTTGAGATTGCATTGTTCAGCTGCTCTGCAACGTTGCTGGTCATGAGATTGTACCTGTTGCCAAGGAAGTAAGTGCGAGACCATTTAGAAGTGTGAATGTCTTCCAGGTATTTGAAGCAGGCTGGATTGGCCATCTTGATCTTGTCAAACTTTACATCAAAATCAGCACGGCGGAACTGGAAAGCAGCCTAACAAACCAACTTAGCAAGGCCCTTGCTTTTGTAGCGGGAGACAACGTTTCTCATAAGGTGAACAATGCAGGCTCCGTGATGTGCCTTGGGGAATGTCTGACTTATGGCTGAGACGATGGAGACATGGCGGTCAGAGATGATTGTAAGTGTGCTAGAGTCAACAATAATTCTTTCAACCTTGGAAAGGAACCAGGTCCAAGCGTCTTGGGTTTCTCCATCTACAACAGCAAAACCTAGAGGGAATACGTGGAAGTTCCCATCTTGTCCACTAGCAGTTAGTAGTGTCCCTTTGTATTTGTCAGACGAGTGAGTACCATCAATAATCAAGACAGGGCGCAGGCGACGAAACCCTTGGATAGAAGCGCCAAAGGCCAGGAATGCATACAGGAAACGAGTGTCTCCGTTTTCGTCAACTTTAGTTTGAACATCAGTGATGGTGCCAGGATTAGTCGCTTTGAGCCTCTCAAAATAGTCTGCAAAGTTGAGGTAGGAGTCCTCGGCATTGCCATGTGTCATGTCAATTGCAATTCCTTTTGCCCGATGACATTTCATGTAAGAAGCAGAGACACGCATATCTTCTAACAAGCTGCTGAAGATGAATGGCTTTGGGTGCATCAGTAGGGTCACGCCTTTTGTAAAGTTTACGGGACTCCCAGTCGCAGGTGTTATTCAACTGACACTTCTTAATGGTGTAGAAACCACACGCGGTTAGCTCCTTAGCCAGTATCCTCCAATCACAGCGCGTATCGTGGCAACTCAGTACAAATTTGTGCTTGCTGGTCCTGGTTTGCCTGAAATAAAATTGTTCCTTAATCGCGTAGATGGCAAGACCAATTTGGCAGTCTTGTTTGGAGGCGTAAAATTTCCCAACATAAGGTTCGTCATCATAAATATCCAAATCTGGGACATACAACTTCGTACAACGTGTCGTCGAACAGTGTGGGTATGTCAAATTCCTCGTCGCTGATTTCTGAAAGAGGCCTGGTCTCTCGTGCAGGTGGCGTATGAGATGAGTCTGAAATTCAGCTGTACTGTTAGTGCTCGCACCCGTGTACGGCGCAGTACGTGAAGCTGGTGGACAGCTACGGGTGTGTACAGGAGGACAGTTTCTATTCTGTACAGGAAAAGAGCCGATTTCAGGTTTTGTGTACGGTGGAAGTTCGCAGGAGACAAGAATGGTGTGGTCAAAAGCATCCCTAGTGGTGCACTAAATGATATGGGGCGCAGTCTTCGGAACTGCGATTCCAGCCATGACCTCAGCAGCATCAGAACCGCCAAGGTGGGTGTCAAGAAGGGTGGCCCAAAAGTCCTGATCATACCCACGAGTAAGAACATTGTCAATGTCGGCCGGAATAGAAGCATCAGACCCAGTTTCACCATCATCTTCGGATGCCCAGCTGTCCAGAATATTGGCAGGGTCTTCTTTGAACATGTCTTCAAAGAGCTCGTCCCCGCAGATGAGGGTCTCATCAATGAGAGAGATTCGAGAGGGTTTTGCAGTCCGAGAGCTGCTATCATTGTGTGAGGCTGTACTCCGGGGAAGTTGTACAGGCAGACAACTCTGTGCTTGGACAGGAGTACAATTTGGTTGTTGTACATGCGGACGGTTCTGAGGCATGTCTAGCTCATCATCGGCGAACAGGGAGAAGCCTGGTATTTGTGAACCAGCGGTTGAGGCCTGAGGGAACATAGCGGTCTCCACGTGCAGAACGAGGGAACGATGGCAACAATGAATACGCAGATGGAGGTGGGAGTAAGCGGGGGAATGAGGACAGTCTGCAGAGTTGTCGTGTTTGTGGTGAAGTTAGAGATACTGACGACGAGGTAGCGGAGACGGATGTATCAGTTGGGGAAGACGTTGCTGAGGGTAGTCGAGGCGATGGGGAGGGTGATGGTAGTTCCTCAGAAGAACAACCACCGGTGCTTGTACCTTTAGCAGATTATGATGGTGTCCCTCTGCAGTGGATGGAGAAAGGGGCAACTAGGCTACACGGAACTGTACTGTACCTGGCTACAACTAGCCAGACTTACTATGTTAATGAAACAATGGTAAGTttgtaaattagtttttttgtttggttgtgGTACGGTGTTAATAAACCTTTGATGTACAGGGGGACGATGTTGTTGTTGAGTCAAGATGTGAAAATGCCGAGTTAGATGTCGGTGGTTGAGGatcctttctttttctttttttttgtttggttgttGTGGTAATTGTGTTTGCCCTATGATTTGGGGGGCTAATCACTGGGTAGGCCTGCGCATCAGTATTACTGCTTGGAATGTGTTGGTATATGACCCATATCACAGCCTTAGGGAAATGGAAGAAGTGATGTCCCTGATGAGGCCAATCGCGAAGATGTTACCTTATGTTGTCCGGAAGGTTTGTGGAGCTAGTTATCTGAAGGCACACGGTTTAGAACCGTTCAGTGTTTCGTTGATGGATGATGGGTATCAGAATACCCGAAGCGGGGACTGTGGGCCAGTGGCAGTGAAGTTTATGGAGTTGGCTGCCACGGGTGCGGAGAAGCCGGATGTGGAGGATTGACAGATGGTTCGGTTGACTTTTTTAGGAAGCAATGAGCAATGGATTTGTACAAAGATTGGATTGTGCCATTGTACATTTGTGGGGAAGGAGAGCAGGAGGAGAGCGGTGCTTAGTTTCTTGTACcttaagtttatgtattttgttgACTAATGGTGTTACATTTTGTTTTGATGTATGATATGGGGGTTGTGGACTTACTGTGTTTGTAAGGTAGCATAACTAACGGGAAGGAAGTGGATGTTAAACTTTAACTTGGTTATATGTATTTGTTTCTGTGATTGCTTTTTTATCTTAGTAGATGTGTTTGTGAATTTGAATGGTAAACCAAGCTGAAGTTAGTGTACAAGTGTGTTAAGGAACCGAGTTTCCGATGTAGGCAATAGTGTTGTTAAAACTAGTAGGATGAGAGATGAAGTGTTTTGGGTTGCCACAGAAAGGGTTGTTGTACAAGTGTACTAGTACTTCCCGTGTACGATGAGTTAATTTTTTGTGCTGAACTTGTGTTCTCGTAGAATCGTGTActacaaaattttgttagtcAAGTACAAACGGTGACAGAGAAAATAGTGGTTAGCTGCGTTGAGGGTTATTACAATGAACTAGTACGTACTACAACAAACATAGATGGGCAGTGACCACTGCCGTACATACATACCGAAAGTACTAGCATACAAAAAGATGTGAAGTCCGTAGCAACTAAAAGCAAACTGAACTTATAGAATGAACTTATAGACGAAGCCGAAGAAGAGGGCGCAGAAAACCAGGTTTTGCAAACATTTTAGATCCGTTTTAAGACCTTTAAGTTGCTCTTGTGTTTCTTCCATAGCATCATGGCAACGCTGGATAGTGGTGGCGTATGACCTAGTTCCGTGTGTGATGTTCTAAATTTCCGATTGAAGGACCTGTAGATCCTTTGCGTTGCCCAGTTCCTCTTGCTCGAACTCATCAAAACGATCCTTAAGGTCCTCTATCTCCTCAGTCCTCTATCTCCTCAACCATAGATTCGTCTTTCCATTTGAATAGATGGTGTGGATTGTTCTGTATGGTAAGAAATATGTAAGAGAACAGATGGTAAAAGTTTGGTTACAGCAATTGTCCTAAATCAACAACCCTAAAAGCAAAATCAGCGTACCTCGTTGACATAGGGGCAGCTGTGGAAGAGTCGACCCGGGTTGGCGATTGTTTTGGATGTGCGGAAAGAGACCCGTGAACCACAGGGACAGTGTGTAGGAAAACCCCTCTGGCTCTTTACCATGGCGGATTGTGTTTCTGGGGAGAGAGAGACTTGTTTGAACCCTAATCGTCGATGATCTGAAATTTGGGGCTGCTTCAATGAATGGCTAAATGCAAAACGACTACGTTTAATTTTAAGTAAAACGGTTGGTACTTGTTGGGCTTCTCAATTGGGTTGGGCCTAAGTAGTAGTCGTAGGAGTACAGTTATGCGACTGAACACATGGATAGATTTCAGCAGCAACACTTGTTTAGCTGTCCATGTGGATAAGAAATTGTGGTTTGTACAGATACACGAGGACAATAATTTGAGCATCCTTCCGAGAACTTTAACCAAAAAGACACAAGTTTTGCAAAAGTAATTTTACAAAAGCATGTGCCACAAAAAAGAAACAGGCACTGCATGCTGGTTTGGGTAACCAGGTTGTACAAAAGAAGCCTTACAAGTTCAAAAGATAATTGTGCAAAAGATAATAGCTCAGACTAGGTGAATTTTCTATCCAAAAGATACATCACTTGGATATAAGATTTATCGTAAGTCAGATAGGGCAGACACAGCGAGTCTGATTGTGCCAAGTACCACCGCAGCGGCTGCACTTGTTGGGAACAGTCTTGGTTTTTTTGACAGGCTGGACGAATGGAACAAAGACGTTATATTAGAGGATGTAAAAAATGGGTGTAAAATCTAAGTGAGAGTTCTAGTTACCGGTATCTCTCCTGTTGACGGGATCCGTGATTCCTTTGGACGGCCAGAAGGACGGCGAGTCCTCAGAGGGCCAATAGGAAGATCAGGAAGAGCAGGAGGGATGGAGAATTCACCAATGTCTGTCTCAGGGTAAATCACACCTGCATATGTGTCTATCCAGTGTTGAGTCTTGTAGTACTCTCCAATTAAGCCAGGTAGGAAAGTCCAACTGAGTCTGCCGCCATGAGTCCGTGACCGCAAGGTATATTTAGCTTCTGGAATACTTGACATGTGCATGCCTTAGTATCCAGGTGAACAGTGTTGCCATGGCCAAAGAGCCCCCTTATAGAAAAGCTCCATTCCTTAGATGGGGAGATTTTGCTGCCTTTAGTAAGTTTGATGTGGGTCTGAATGACCTTATCAACCTCTGGTATGTAAAATCCCCTATGTTTTGATGATTTAGTCCTCATAGCTGAAAACCAGCGGGTAAGCATTCGCTGTATGAACATGAACATCTCAACAATGGGGGAAGCTCTGGATTTTGAGATTGCATTGTTCAGCTGCTCTGCAATGTTGCTGGTCATGAGATTGTACCTGTTGCCAAGGAAGTAAGTGCGAGACCATTTAGAAGTGTGAATGTCTTCCAGGTATTTGAAGCAGGCTGGATTGGCCATCTTGATCTTGTCAAACTTTGCATCAAAATCAGCACGGCGGAACTGGAAAGCAGCCTCACAAACCAACTTAGCAAGGCCCTTGCTTTTGTAGCGGGAGACAACCTTTCTCATAAGGTGAACAATGCAGGCTCCGTGATGTGCCTTGGGGAATGTCTGACTTATGTCTGAGACAATGGAGACATGGCGGTCAGAGATGATTGTAAGTGTGCTAGAGTCAACAATAATTCTTTCAACCATGGAAAGGAACCAGGTCCAGGCGTCATGGGTTTTCTCCATCTACAACAGCAAAAGCTAGAGGGATACCTGGAAGTTGCCATCTTGTCCACTAGCAGTTAGTAGTGTCCCTTTGTATTTTTCAGACGAGTGAGTACCATCAATAATCAAGACAGGGCGCAGGCGACGAAACCCTTGGATAGAAGCGCCAAAGGCCAGGAATGCATACAGGAAACGAGTGTCTCCGTTTTCGTCAACTTCAGTTTGACATCAGTGATTGTGCCAGGATTAGTCGCTTTGAGCCTCTCAAAATAGTCTGCAATGTTGAGGTAGGAGTCCTCGGCATTGCCATGTGTCATGTCAATTGCAATTCCTTTTGCCCGATGACATTTCAGTAAGAAGCAGAGACACGCATATCTTCTAAGACAAGCTGCTGAAGCTGAATGGCTTTGGGAGCATCAGTAGGGTCACGCCTTTTGTAAAGTTTACGGGTCTCCCAGTCGCAGGTGTGATTCAACTGACACTTCTTAATGGTGTAGTAACCACACGCGGTTAGCTCCTTAGCCAGTATCCTCCAATCACAGCGCGTATCGTGGCAACTCAGTACAAATTTGTGCTTGCTGGTCCTGGTTTGCCTGAAATAAAATTGTTCCTTAATCGCATAGATGGCAAGACCAATTTGGCAGTCTTGTTTGGAGGCGTAAAGTTTCCCAACATAAGGTTCGTCATCATCAATATCCAAATCTGGGACATCTTCAACTTCGTACAACGTGTCGTCGAACAGTGGGGGTATGTCAAATTCCTCGTCGATGATTTCTGAAAGAGGCATGGTCTCTCGTGCAGGTGGCGTACGAGGATGTCTGAAATTCAGCTGTACTGTTAGTGCTCGCACCCATGTACGGCGCAGTACGTGAAGCTGGTGGACAGCTACGGGTGTGTACAGGAGGACAGTTTCTAGCCTGTACAGGAAAAGAGCCGATTTCAGGTTTTGTGTACGGTGGAAGTTCGCCGGAGATAAGAATGGTGTGGTCAAAGGCATCCCTAGTGGTGCAGTGAATGATATGGGGCGCAGTCTTCGGAACTGCGATTCCAGCCATGACCTCAGCAGCATCAGAACCGCCAAGGTGGGTGTCAAGAAGGGGGGCCCAAAAGTCCTGATCATACCCACGAGTAGGAACATTGTCAATGTCGGCCGGAATAGAAGCATCAGACCCAGTTTCACCATCATCTTCGGATGCCCAGCTGTCCGGAATATTGGCAGGGTCTTCTTTGAACATGTCTTCAAGGAGCTCGTCCCGCAGATGAGGGTCTCATCAATGAGAGAGATTCGAGAGGGTTTTGCAGTCCGAGAGCTGCTAGCATTGTGTGAGGCTGTACTCCGGGGAAGTTGTACAGGCGGACAACTCTGTGCTTGGACAGGAGTACAATTTGGTTGTTGTACATGCGGACGGTTCTGAGGCATGTCTAGCTCATCATCGGCGAACAGGGAGAAGCCTGGTATTTGTGAACCAGCGGTTGA is a genomic window containing:
- the LOC108829284 gene encoding uncharacterized protein LOC108829284; the protein is MANPACFKYLEDIHTSKWSRTYFLGNRYNLMTSNVAEQLNNAISKSRASPIVEMFMFIQRMLTRWFSAMRTKSSKHRGFYTPEVDKVIQTHIKLTKGSKISPSKEWSFSIRGIFGHGNTVHLDTKACTCQVFQKLKIPCGHGLMAADSVGLSYLA
- the LOC108829285 gene encoding uncharacterized protein LOC108829285, giving the protein MEKTHDAWTWFLSMVERIIVDSSTLTIISDRHVSIVSDISQTFPKAHHGACIVHLMRKVVSRYKSKGLAKLVCEAAFQFRRADFDAKFDKIKMANPACFKYLEDIHTSKWSRTYFLGNRYNLMTSNIAEQLNNAISKSRASPIVEMFMFIQRMLTRWFSAMRTKSSKHRGFYIPEVDKVIQTHIKLTKGSKISPSKEWSFSIRGLFGHGNTVHLDTKTQHWIDTYAGVIYPETDIGEFSIPPALPDLPIGPLRTRRPSGRPKESRIPSTGEIPPVKKTKTVPNKCSRCGGTWHNQTRCVCPI